The region GATTTCGCCTTGCTGGGGCAGGATGTCCTGTCGTTCATCGAGCGGATGCCGCAGGTAGTCATCGCCGCGGTCAACGGGTTCGCCCTGGGCGGCGGATGCGAGGTGGCGATGGCGTGCGACCTCATCATGGCGGCGGATACCGCCCGCTTCGGGCAGCCCGAGGTGACGCTCGGGATCATCCCCGGGTACGGCGGGACGCAGCGCCTGCCCCGGCTCGTCGGGCGCAACCTCGCCAAGGAAATGGTCCTGACCGGGGACATGGTCAGCGCCCGGCGGGCCTTCGAGATCGGGCTGGTCAACCGCGTGGTTCCCGCCGCGGAGTTGATGGCGGCCGCGAGGGATATCGCGGGAAAGATCCTTTCCCGGGGGCCGGTCGCCGTGCGGACGGCCAAGATGGCGATGAACCGGGGGCTCGACCTGGACCTGTCGAACGGCTGCGCCCTGGAGGCCGCCCTGTTCTCGGCAGGCTTCTCCACCTCGGACCGGCTGGAGGGGATCACGGCGTTCCTCGAAAAGAGAAAGCCGAACTTCACGGGAAAATAGGACAAGGAGAAAGGCGCATGGAGTTCGAACTGACCGACGAGCAGAGGATGATCCGGGAGACGGCGAGGAATTTCGCGCAGAAGGAAGTCCTGCCGCTCGCGGCGGAGCTCGACGAGACGGGCCGCTTCCCGGCTGAACTGGTCCGGCAGATGGCCGAGCTCGGGTTCATGGGCGTCGCCGTCCCCGAGGAGTACGGCGGCTCCGGGATGGACAACATCTGCTACGTCATCGCCATGGAAGAAATCTCCAGGGCTTGCGCGTCCACGGGCGTCATCATGTCCGTCAACAACTCCCTGGTCTGCGACCCGATCCTCAAGTTCGCCTCGGAGGACGTGAAGCGGGAATACCTGGTCCCGCTGGCCTCCGGGAAGAAACTGGGCTGCTTCGCCCTTACCGAGCCGGGGGCGGGATCCGACGCCGGGGCGCAGAAGACCACGGCGACGCCAGACGGGGATTTCTACGTCGTCAACGGGGAGAAGAACTTCATCACGAACGGCCCCGAGGCGGATTACGGCGTGCTGTTCACCATGACCGACCGGTCGAAGGCGCACAAGGGGATCACGGCCTTCGTCGTCGACATGAACTGGAAGGGGGTCTCCCGGGGGAGGCACGAGAACAAGATGGGGATCCGGGGGGCGCCCACCTCTTCCATCGCCTTCGAGGACGTCCGCGTCCCGGCCGCGAACCGGCTGGGCGGGGATGGGGAAGGGTTCAAGATCGCCATGAGCGCCCTCGACGGCGGCCGGATCGGGATCGCGGCGCAGGCGGTCGGCATCGCGCGCGCGGCGCTCGAGGACGCGCTGGCCTATTCGAAGGAGCGGAAGCAGTTCGGCCAGCCGATCTGCGAATTCCAGGCGATCCAGTGGATGCTCGCGGACATGGCCTCCGAGATCGATGCGGCCCGGCTTCTGACGTGGCGCGCGGCCTGGATGAAGGACCGGAAGATGCGCCACTCGAAGGAGTCGTCCATGGCGAAGCTGTACGCCTCCGAAGCGGCCATGCGGGCGGCAGGGAAAGGGATCCAGATCCACGGGGGGTACGGGTACGTCAAGGAGTACCCCGCGGAGCGGCATTTCCGCGACGCGAAGATCACGGAAATCTACGAAGGGACCTCGGAGATCCAGCGGTTGGTGATCTCCGCGGCCCTCCTGCGGTAGCCCATGCGTCCCTGCCGACTCGGGAGAGGATTCATCCAGGTGTACACCGGCGACGGAAAGGGGAAGACCACCGCCGCCCTCGGGTCGGCGATGCGCGCCGCGGGGCATGGCCTGAGCGTCTCGATCTTCCAGTTCATGAAGGGAA is a window of Thermodesulfobacteriota bacterium DNA encoding:
- a CDS encoding enoyl-CoA hydratase-related protein produces the protein MGYGNLLVEASGRIATITFNRPKSLNALNPETIRELKAALEEISAMEDVGAAILTGAGDKAFIAGADISVMKGFSPLQALDFALLGQDVLSFIERMPQVVIAAVNGFALGGGCEVAMACDLIMAADTARFGQPEVTLGIIPGYGGTQRLPRLVGRNLAKEMVLTGDMVSARRAFEIGLVNRVVPAAELMAAARDIAGKILSRGPVAVRTAKMAMNRGLDLDLSNGCALEAALFSAGFSTSDRLEGITAFLEKRKPNFTGK
- a CDS encoding acyl-CoA dehydrogenase, giving the protein MEFELTDEQRMIRETARNFAQKEVLPLAAELDETGRFPAELVRQMAELGFMGVAVPEEYGGSGMDNICYVIAMEEISRACASTGVIMSVNNSLVCDPILKFASEDVKREYLVPLASGKKLGCFALTEPGAGSDAGAQKTTATPDGDFYVVNGEKNFITNGPEADYGVLFTMTDRSKAHKGITAFVVDMNWKGVSRGRHENKMGIRGAPTSSIAFEDVRVPAANRLGGDGEGFKIAMSALDGGRIGIAAQAVGIARAALEDALAYSKERKQFGQPICEFQAIQWMLADMASEIDAARLLTWRAAWMKDRKMRHSKESSMAKLYASEAAMRAAGKGIQIHGGYGYVKEYPAERHFRDAKITEIYEGTSEIQRLVISAALLR